The following proteins come from a genomic window of Heyndrickxia acidicola:
- a CDS encoding aldehyde dehydrogenase family protein — protein MLNGDVKDLVMEPVVLTAVTNEMPIAKNEIFGPVAPIIKARDVDHAIQIANDSLNGLSGSIFTEDRHLGSEVAKKIETGMIHVNDQSVNDESHIPFGGEKESGIGRFNGEWAIEKFTTVKWIGIQNGYRDFPIF, from the coding sequence GTGCTAAATGGAGATGTTAAGGATTTAGTTATGGAACCGGTTGTACTGACAGCGGTAACCAACGAAATGCCTATCGCCAAAAATGAAATATTCGGGCCTGTAGCACCTATTATAAAAGCGAGGGATGTGGATCATGCCATCCAAATTGCAAATGATTCTCTAAATGGCTTGAGCGGCTCCATCTTCACGGAAGATCGCCATTTGGGATCAGAAGTGGCAAAGAAAATCGAAACCGGCATGATCCATGTAAATGATCAATCTGTTAATGATGAATCACATATTCCTTTCGGCGGTGAAAAAGAATCAGGGATTGGACGATTTAACGGAGAATGGGCGATAGAAAAATTCACGACTGTAAAATGGATTGGAATACAAAATGGATACAGAGACTTTCCAATCTTTTAA
- a CDS encoding aldehyde dehydrogenase family protein, with the protein MDQFKNQFINGQWKKGSSEKELEDFNPFTAEILLNISSANEEDLDEAYEAAKNAQKKWALTTPAEKQMLFVKLVQVMQEQKEEIIDWLIKESGSTRLKAELEFQSSISIITESSSFPHRMGGTIIQSNYPNKENRVYRMPKGVIGVIGPWNFPLHLTMRSVAPALATGNSVVIKPASDTPVTSGLLVGKLFHNAGFPDGLVNVVVGKGSEIGDAFVEHPTPKLISFTGSTEVGKGIGEKAGKTLKEVALELGGNNAMIVLKDANVKEAAKAAVFGKFFHQGQICMALNRIIVVQEVYDEFVQSFIDYTSKLKTGNPNQNDTFIGPLINKNAIERI; encoded by the coding sequence ATGGATCAGTTTAAAAATCAATTCATTAATGGCCAATGGAAAAAAGGATCAAGTGAAAAGGAATTAGAAGACTTTAATCCATTTACAGCAGAGATTCTCTTAAACATTTCATCTGCTAATGAAGAAGATTTGGACGAAGCGTATGAGGCTGCTAAAAACGCACAGAAGAAATGGGCACTTACCACTCCAGCTGAAAAACAGATGCTTTTCGTCAAGTTAGTACAAGTAATGCAAGAACAAAAAGAAGAAATCATTGACTGGCTGATTAAGGAATCAGGAAGCACGCGATTAAAGGCGGAATTGGAGTTTCAATCCTCCATCAGCATTATTACAGAATCCTCTTCCTTTCCTCATCGTATGGGAGGAACCATTATCCAATCCAATTACCCAAATAAAGAAAATAGAGTTTACCGCATGCCAAAGGGAGTAATAGGCGTGATTGGCCCTTGGAATTTCCCTCTTCATTTAACCATGAGATCAGTAGCACCTGCGCTGGCAACAGGAAATAGTGTTGTCATTAAACCAGCGTCGGATACTCCAGTCACTTCAGGTCTGCTTGTAGGAAAACTGTTTCATAATGCAGGGTTTCCTGATGGGCTTGTTAATGTGGTTGTCGGCAAAGGTTCTGAAATTGGAGATGCCTTTGTGGAGCACCCGACACCAAAACTCATCTCCTTTACTGGTTCTACCGAAGTAGGAAAAGGGATTGGAGAAAAAGCGGGCAAAACGCTGAAGGAAGTAGCACTTGAACTGGGCGGAAATAATGCAATGATTGTTCTAAAAGATGCCAATGTAAAAGAAGCTGCAAAAGCAGCTGTGTTCGGGAAATTCTTTCATCAGGGTCAAATTTGTATGGCATTAAATCGAATTATAGTAGTTCAAGAGGTCTACGATGAATTTGTCCAGAGCTTTATCGATTATACTAGCAAACTCAAAACAGGTAATCCTAATCAAAATGACACCTTTATCGGACCGCTTATTAACAAAAATGCTATTGAACGTATCTAA
- a CDS encoding ABC transporter ATP-binding protein produces the protein MIEFDHVTKKYSDGTTAVNSLTMKIKEGEFLVLIGPSGCGKTTTLKMINRLIGLTEGTISINGKKISDYNIHELRWNIGYVLQQIALFPHMTIEENISIVPELKKWKRYKVEKRVSELLEMVGLEPDKYRSRKPGELSGGQQQRVGVVRALAADPEIILMDEPFSALDPISREKLQGDLADLQKRIKKTIVFVTHDMQEALKLGSRICIMNEGEMVQLGTPEEIIQNPKNQFVRDFIGVHSEVPETPFNLEDLLRRSEQNGVSGETRTISIHANLPETLKRLSVEEVISVEKNGRKVGTINRQAVIEYMADQTKKRGQSHE, from the coding sequence ATGATTGAATTTGATCATGTAACGAAAAAATATTCTGATGGAACAACAGCAGTAAACTCTCTTACTATGAAAATAAAGGAGGGAGAATTTTTAGTATTAATTGGTCCTAGCGGTTGCGGGAAAACGACCACTCTAAAAATGATTAACCGCCTAATAGGATTGACAGAAGGGACTATATCGATCAATGGAAAAAAAATAAGTGATTATAATATCCATGAACTCCGTTGGAATATCGGTTATGTCCTTCAGCAAATTGCATTGTTTCCGCACATGACCATTGAGGAGAATATATCAATCGTCCCTGAACTGAAAAAATGGAAACGGTATAAAGTGGAAAAAAGAGTTAGTGAGTTACTTGAAATGGTAGGTCTTGAACCTGATAAATATCGGAGCCGAAAACCAGGCGAGCTTTCAGGCGGCCAGCAGCAAAGAGTGGGTGTGGTAAGGGCACTCGCAGCAGATCCAGAGATTATTTTAATGGATGAGCCTTTTAGCGCCCTTGATCCAATCAGCAGAGAAAAGCTTCAAGGAGATTTGGCAGATCTTCAAAAAAGGATTAAGAAAACGATTGTGTTTGTTACACACGATATGCAGGAAGCCCTAAAGCTTGGCAGTCGTATATGTATAATGAACGAAGGAGAAATGGTTCAGCTGGGCACACCAGAGGAAATCATTCAAAATCCAAAAAATCAGTTTGTGAGAGATTTTATTGGTGTACACTCTGAAGTCCCTGAAACACCTTTTAATTTAGAAGATTTGTTAAGAAGATCAGAACAGAACGGTGTATCCGGAGAAACCAGAACGATATCAATTCATGCGAATCTGCCAGAAACCTTAAAACGTTTGTCTGTTGAAGAGGTCATATCGGTTGAAAAAAATGGAAGGAAGGTTGGCACCATTAATCGTCAGGCTGTAATTGAATATATGGCTGATCAAACGAAAAAAAGAGGGCAAAGCCATGAGTAA
- the opuFB gene encoding osmoprotectant update ABC transporter permease/substrate-binding subunit OpuFB (The ABC transporter OpuF is widely distributed in Bacillus species other than B. subtilis. OpuFA is the ATP-binding subunit, while OpuFB is a fusion of permease and substrate-binding subunits.) — protein MSNFAAVFKDRQSELFTALLQHIQISFIALFFAVIISIPIGIYLTRKQKIAEGIIGITAVLQTIPSLALLGLLIPLFGIGKVPAIIALVIYALLPILRNTYTGIKGVDPSLIEASKAMGMNFKHRLIKVELPLAMPVIMAGIRTAMVLIIGTATLAALIGAGGLGDLILLGIDRNDSTLIVLGAVPAALLAILFDVLLRGLERVSFKKTSVFTGIIVAAVLLMMVVPQAFQSNQKEIVIGGKLGSEPEILINMYKLLIEKNSDLHVQLKPGLGQTSFVFNALKSGSIDIYPEFTGTAISEFLKQTADSTNKKQVYEQARKGMLEKYQMELLDPMKYNNTYALAIPEKLAAKQHLNKISDLKAVEGSMKAGFTFEFSDRVDGYRGIIKKYGIQFSNLITMQPKLRYDAVNRGDINLVDAYSTDSELRQYHLHVLQDDKHLFPPYQGAPLMREETLQKYPQIKKALDKLAGKITDDEMREMNYEVNVKGISASKVAKDYLKKHGLL, from the coding sequence ATGAGTAATTTTGCAGCCGTTTTTAAAGACAGGCAAAGTGAGCTGTTTACCGCCTTGCTGCAGCATATACAAATCTCATTTATCGCTTTGTTTTTTGCAGTTATCATATCAATACCTATTGGGATCTATTTAACCCGAAAACAAAAAATTGCCGAAGGAATTATCGGGATTACAGCTGTCCTGCAAACCATTCCTTCATTGGCACTGCTGGGCCTTTTAATCCCATTATTCGGGATTGGAAAGGTTCCTGCCATTATCGCTCTTGTTATCTATGCTTTACTTCCTATTCTTAGAAACACTTATACAGGGATAAAGGGAGTGGATCCTTCTTTAATAGAAGCCTCTAAAGCAATGGGAATGAACTTTAAGCATCGCTTAATCAAAGTTGAACTGCCATTGGCTATGCCAGTGATTATGGCAGGTATCCGTACGGCGATGGTTTTAATTATCGGCACTGCCACTCTTGCTGCTTTAATAGGTGCAGGGGGGCTGGGAGACCTTATTCTACTTGGAATTGATCGTAATGATTCCACCCTTATTGTTCTTGGGGCTGTTCCAGCTGCCTTATTGGCAATACTATTTGATGTACTGCTTAGAGGCCTTGAACGAGTTTCTTTTAAAAAAACATCTGTTTTTACAGGAATCATAGTGGCCGCTGTCCTGCTGATGATGGTAGTTCCTCAAGCGTTTCAATCTAATCAAAAGGAAATTGTTATAGGAGGAAAATTGGGATCAGAGCCGGAAATTCTGATCAATATGTACAAATTATTAATTGAAAAGAATTCAGACTTACATGTTCAATTAAAACCGGGACTTGGACAGACTTCCTTTGTTTTTAATGCGTTAAAATCGGGAAGTATTGATATTTATCCTGAATTTACAGGCACTGCCATATCCGAATTCTTAAAGCAGACTGCTGACAGTACGAATAAAAAGCAGGTGTATGAGCAAGCGAGGAAGGGAATGCTTGAGAAATATCAAATGGAATTACTAGACCCTATGAAATATAACAACACGTATGCATTGGCTATACCTGAAAAGTTGGCAGCAAAGCAGCATTTAAATAAGATTTCGGATTTGAAAGCCGTTGAAGGATCCATGAAGGCCGGATTTACCTTTGAATTTTCAGATCGAGTGGACGGATATCGCGGAATTATAAAGAAATACGGCATTCAGTTCTCTAATCTGATAACCATGCAGCCGAAGCTCCGCTACGATGCCGTCAACAGAGGAGATATAAATTTAGTGGACGCTTATTCAACAGACAGCGAGCTTAGGCAATATCATTTACACGTATTACAGGATGATAAGCATCTTTTCCCACCCTACCAGGGGGCACCACTAATGAGAGAAGAAACTTTACAAAAATATCCTCAGATTAAAAAGGCGCTTGATAAGCTTGCCGGAAAAATTACAGATGACGAAATGCGTGAAATGAATTATGAGGTGAATGTTAAAGGAATCAGTGCTTCAAAGGTTGCAAAAGATTATCTTAAAAAGCATGGATTACTTTAG
- a CDS encoding DUF2294 domain-containing protein, translating into MAKRIHEFNDLIRKLRKEQFGKGPERIHTKFAENMAISTLYGNLTPTEKFIAKTENGKEMVHLARTKMIQEVYSSNPPHHLEEVVGAKLVHLFTDIKVEEDIAVSVFVFDQNIEREKDNHEGDL; encoded by the coding sequence ATGGCAAAAAGAATACATGAATTCAATGACCTTATACGAAAGTTGAGGAAGGAACAATTCGGAAAAGGGCCTGAAAGAATTCATACAAAATTTGCTGAAAATATGGCCATCTCAACATTATATGGCAATCTGACACCAACGGAGAAATTCATTGCAAAAACAGAGAATGGCAAGGAAATGGTTCATCTTGCCAGGACAAAAATGATTCAGGAAGTTTATTCTTCAAACCCTCCACACCATTTGGAAGAGGTTGTAGGAGCAAAATTGGTTCATCTTTTCACAGATATAAAGGTTGAAGAGGACATTGCTGTATCTGTTTTTGTTTTCGATCAAAATATAGAAAGAGAAAAGGATAACCATGAAGGCGATTTATGA
- a CDS encoding formate/nitrite transporter family protein — protein sequence MVFHKPATIAKVAIESATTKVNANLPVTLMLGFLGGAFISFGYLLDLRVVSGLPARWGSLSNLLGAAVFPSGLILVVLTGGELITGNMLSIAMALYAKQITFKHLASNWMWVTFSNLLGALFVAFVFGHITGLTEQGPYLEKTISFASDKIHHSFFQNFLSAIGCNWLVCIAIWLALGSEDIFGKIVAIWFPIFTFVAIGFQQVVANMFIISAAIFAGHFSWLEFIQNIISVYLGNIVGGAVFVGFIYFKCFHVDHLKEKEMTQS from the coding sequence ATGGTGTTTCATAAACCTGCCACAATTGCAAAGGTTGCAATTGAATCTGCAACAACAAAAGTGAATGCAAATTTACCGGTTACGTTAATGCTTGGGTTCTTAGGTGGAGCTTTTATTTCATTTGGTTACTTGCTTGATCTCCGAGTAGTAAGTGGTTTGCCTGCACGCTGGGGAAGTTTATCCAATTTGCTGGGGGCAGCAGTGTTTCCGTCAGGGCTAATTTTAGTCGTATTGACAGGCGGAGAGCTTATTACAGGCAATATGCTGTCTATAGCCATGGCACTATACGCAAAACAAATTACGTTTAAGCATTTGGCTAGCAATTGGATGTGGGTTACGTTTTCTAATCTTTTGGGAGCGTTATTTGTTGCTTTCGTTTTTGGACATATTACAGGCCTCACTGAGCAGGGGCCATATCTAGAAAAAACAATTTCTTTTGCCAGCGATAAAATTCATCACTCCTTTTTCCAAAATTTCCTTTCGGCTATTGGCTGCAATTGGCTCGTATGCATTGCAATATGGCTTGCTTTAGGCTCTGAGGATATTTTCGGTAAAATAGTGGCTATTTGGTTTCCAATTTTTACGTTTGTCGCTATTGGATTTCAACAAGTAGTTGCAAATATGTTTATTATTTCTGCAGCCATTTTTGCAGGTCACTTTAGCTGGCTGGAATTCATACAAAACATTATTTCCGTTTATTTAGGGAATATTGTAGGCGGTGCTGTCTTTGTTGGATTCATCTATTTCAAATGCTTCCATGTCGATCATTTAAAAGAAAAGGAAATGACTCAATCTTAA
- a CDS encoding DUF6509 family protein, with protein sequence MEITRYSVDKLQDPTGILEGDRYEFYLYIEVDEEDELYSENGIYAKVIFAVDTKGARIAQYHIYEEVSDQLLDFELEEDEEAMILDFCQNHLEG encoded by the coding sequence ATGGAAATTACACGCTACTCAGTAGATAAGCTGCAGGATCCTACAGGAATTCTAGAAGGAGACCGCTATGAATTCTATCTTTACATAGAGGTAGATGAAGAAGATGAGCTATATTCTGAAAATGGAATCTATGCAAAAGTAATCTTTGCAGTAGATACAAAGGGTGCCAGAATAGCACAATATCATATTTATGAAGAAGTATCAGACCAATTATTGGATTTTGAATTGGAAGAAGATGAAGAAGCAATGATTCTTGATTTTTGCCAGAACCATCTTGAAGGATAG
- a CDS encoding VanW family protein: MKSLVSLLLGLVISQPGNMILQHNGDVLENIHRSDYDKVPFEQMMVDTHKLQTLLNRLEKKVYVSPLNATVDSQGKLISEKAGQRLDRKEFIHQFYSYYYQKGQTILSVPLKTIYPKVDSELLSSIQSKQIGQYITYFNSLNKERTHNIQLAATAINGQTVLPGETFSFNKTVGKRTSAKGYLKAPVIVRGELSEGIGGGICQVSSTLFNAVDRVGVTIVERFSHSRSVPYVPPKRDATVSWYGADFVFKNPYSQPILIRANVYGGQLIVRILSSEELVHHSKSLPDAPSKLPVEILSDKQ; encoded by the coding sequence ATGAAATCACTAGTCTCGTTATTGTTAGGCTTAGTTATCAGCCAGCCAGGAAATATGATCCTTCAGCATAACGGAGACGTTTTAGAAAATATACATCGTTCGGATTATGATAAGGTCCCTTTTGAACAAATGATGGTGGATACACATAAATTACAAACACTTTTAAATCGTTTGGAGAAAAAGGTTTATGTAAGTCCACTAAATGCCACTGTTGACTCCCAGGGAAAATTAATTAGTGAAAAAGCAGGGCAAAGACTTGATCGTAAAGAATTTATTCATCAATTTTATTCCTATTATTATCAAAAGGGACAAACCATTCTATCTGTACCACTAAAGACCATCTATCCAAAAGTGGACAGCGAGCTCCTTTCCAGTATACAAAGTAAACAGATTGGCCAGTATATAACATATTTCAATAGCCTTAATAAAGAAAGAACCCATAATATCCAATTAGCCGCCACCGCAATCAATGGACAAACCGTTTTACCTGGAGAAACTTTTTCTTTTAATAAGACAGTAGGAAAACGAACAAGTGCAAAAGGATATTTGAAAGCGCCTGTAATTGTAAGAGGAGAGCTGTCAGAGGGAATAGGAGGAGGTATCTGTCAGGTCTCCTCTACTCTTTTTAATGCGGTAGACCGAGTGGGAGTTACAATTGTGGAAAGGTTTTCTCATAGCCGAAGTGTTCCCTACGTTCCTCCTAAGAGAGATGCAACAGTCAGCTGGTATGGCGCTGACTTTGTTTTTAAAAATCCGTATAGCCAGCCTATTTTGATAAGGGCAAATGTTTATGGCGGCCAGCTTATTGTACGAATTTTATCTTCAGAAGAACTTGTCCATCACAGCAAGTCTCTTCCGGATGCTCCAAGCAAGCTGCCGGTTGAAATCCTTTCAGATAAACAGTAG